One Polaribacter sp. SA4-12 genomic window carries:
- a CDS encoding sodium/sugar symporter: MTAGFGTWDYVVFIAYAILILGVGLWVSRDKDGHQKNAEDYFLASKSLPWWAIGTSLIAANISAEQFIGMSGSGFALGIAIASYEWMAALTLIIVGKYFLPIFIEKGLYTIPEFVEKRFSTNLKTILAVFWLALYVFVNLASVLYLGGLAIETIMGVDMTYAIIGLALFAAAYSLYGGLSAVAWTDVIQVVFLVLGGLITTYLALNTVSGGEGVLAGFSKVMDAAPEKFHMILEESNDNYVNLPGIWVLVGGLWVANLYYWGFNQYIIQRTLAAKSLKESQKGILLAAFLKLLIPFIVVIPGIAAYVMVNDPDIMANLGGAGMLNTPSAGQADKAYPWLLQFLPTGLKGVAFAALAAAVVSSLASMVNSTSTIFTMDIYKQYIDKNASDKKTVNVGRISGGVALLIAVIVAPLLGGIDQAFQFIQEYTGIVSPGILAVFMLGLFYKKTTNNAAIWGAVLSIPIALALKFIPIAVFEPWMHQMGIATLLTMIITIVLSNIQSKRQYAIESKSPYKFEIITEYIDDPKGIELSKDLFKTTPLFNIGSFIVCILLAVLYALFW; encoded by the coding sequence ATGACAGCAGGATTTGGAACGTGGGATTATGTAGTTTTCATTGCATATGCCATTTTAATTTTAGGAGTTGGTTTGTGGGTTTCAAGAGATAAAGATGGCCATCAAAAAAACGCTGAAGATTATTTTTTAGCCAGTAAATCTTTACCATGGTGGGCAATTGGTACCTCATTAATTGCGGCAAATATTTCAGCAGAACAATTTATCGGAATGTCTGGTTCTGGATTTGCTTTGGGTATTGCAATAGCTTCTTATGAGTGGATGGCAGCATTAACATTAATAATAGTGGGTAAATATTTCTTACCAATTTTTATCGAAAAAGGATTGTATACAATTCCAGAATTTGTGGAGAAACGTTTTTCTACCAATTTAAAGACAATTTTAGCTGTTTTCTGGTTAGCTCTATATGTATTCGTAAACTTAGCTTCTGTATTATACCTAGGAGGTTTGGCAATTGAAACAATCATGGGTGTAGATATGACGTATGCTATTATTGGTTTGGCTCTATTTGCAGCTGCGTATTCTCTTTACGGAGGTTTATCTGCAGTAGCTTGGACAGATGTGATACAAGTTGTCTTCTTAGTTTTAGGAGGGTTAATTACAACGTACTTAGCATTGAATACAGTTTCTGGAGGAGAAGGAGTATTAGCAGGATTCTCTAAAGTAATGGACGCAGCTCCAGAAAAATTTCATATGATACTTGAAGAGTCAAATGATAACTATGTAAACTTACCAGGTATTTGGGTACTTGTAGGTGGTTTATGGGTTGCAAATTTATACTATTGGGGTTTCAACCAATATATTATACAAAGAACTTTAGCTGCTAAATCTTTAAAAGAATCTCAAAAAGGAATCTTATTAGCGGCATTTTTAAAATTACTTATTCCATTTATAGTTGTTATACCAGGTATTGCAGCATATGTTATGGTAAATGATCCAGATATTATGGCCAATTTAGGTGGGGCAGGTATGTTAAATACACCATCTGCAGGACAAGCTGATAAAGCATATCCTTGGTTATTACAATTTTTACCAACAGGTCTTAAAGGTGTTGCTTTTGCTGCTTTAGCTGCAGCTGTGGTTTCTTCATTAGCTTCTATGGTTAACTCTACATCTACCATTTTTACAATGGATATTTATAAGCAGTATATAGATAAAAATGCGAGTGATAAAAAAACAGTAAATGTTGGTAGAATTTCTGGAGGTGTTGCTTTATTGATTGCCGTTATTGTTGCTCCACTTTTAGGAGGAATAGATCAAGCATTTCAGTTTATTCAAGAATATACAGGTATTGTAAGTCCAGGTATTTTAGCAGTTTTTATGTTAGGTTTGTTTTATAAGAAAACAACTAATAATGCAGCAATTTGGGGAGCAGTTTTATCTATTCCAATTGCATTAGCATTAAAGTTTATTCCTATTGCAGTATTTGAACCTTGGATGCATCAAATGGGAATTGCAACTTTATTGACGATGATAATTACGATCGTTTTAAGTAATATTCAAAGTAAAAGACAATATGCAATTGAGTCTAAATCTCCATACAAGTTTGAAATTATCACTGAATATATTGACGACCCTAAAGGTATTGAGTTAAGTAAAGACTTATTTAAAACTACACCTTTATTTAATATTGGTTCTTTTATAGTATGTATCTTACTTGCAGTATTATATGCTTTATTCTGGTAG
- a CDS encoding acyl-CoA thioesterase, with the protein MSFKVTFASKWSDFDPNRHMRHTAYNDYAAEVRVRYFRDQNFSIEEFTKHNIGPILFTEETSFRKEIHLGENITVDFKLSGLSKNNERWKITHHVFNEAGKLSAIIKVYGAWIDLTKRKLTVPPEEAQHLFDIAERSDDFKEISLTRS; encoded by the coding sequence ATGAGTTTTAAAGTAACATTTGCATCAAAATGGTCTGATTTTGACCCAAACAGACACATGCGTCATACAGCATATAATGACTATGCTGCAGAAGTAAGAGTTCGGTATTTTAGAGATCAGAATTTCTCTATAGAAGAATTTACAAAACACAATATTGGCCCTATTTTATTTACTGAAGAGACTTCTTTTAGAAAAGAAATACATTTAGGAGAAAATATTACTGTAGATTTTAAATTGTCTGGTTTATCAAAAAATAATGAACGTTGGAAAATAACACATCATGTTTTTAATGAAGCTGGAAAGTTATCAGCAATTATAAAAGTATATGGAGCTTGGATAGACTTAACTAAAAGAAAGCTAACAGTTCCGCCAGAAGAAGCACAACACTTGTTTGATATTGCAGAACGAAGTGACGATTTCAAAGAAATTTCACTTACAAGAAGTTAG
- a CDS encoding carboxy terminal-processing peptidase yields MNTKFKITSFLLATLIFLSSIQTQASNLDTDSDPEKDKILVYILRNILTRSHFVVKDMNDDFSEYVYNEFIDGLDPNKRYFTQKDIKDFSKFKYEIDNQLLKEDVSFYNLVYERFSSKIKNAKSYYGDLLAQPFNFKKKETIDVDYEKVSFAKNENELINYWRKQLKLSTLIRIQDKIEKQKGKVIKDQKYKVKNFKTLEKEARLEVLKNMDDLYVRIEELEHEDWFSTFLNSVVGAFDPHTTYMAPSIKERFDQDMSGKLEGIGARLQKKGIYTHVFELVSGGPAWKQGDLEAGDIILEVAQGRKKALDIVGMRLDDAIKFIKGKKGTEVRLTVKKKLDGSTKIISIIRDVVELEETFVKSSIVEKEGKKYGIIDLPKFYIDFDEKNYRDSAKDMEKEIERLKSEGVTGLIVDLRNNGGGSLKTAIEISGLFINEGPIVQVKYRGENPIIKKDIDPKVQWEGAVVVLVNEFSASASEIFAAAMQDYRRAIIIGGNQTYGKGTVQSVLPINQFTKYDKNLGALKMTIQKFYRINGGSTQIEGVYSDIAIPSRYSYMKLGERDLDGALIWDKVNQAEYTQTNSYENFSDVIFNSKQRIAADSKFKLINEYAKWLKENQDDTSYSLNYKMFEKENIAHEKDAEKFKSVFDYKSDLNFTSPEYELSLFKKDTALADKRLAWHKNLSKDVYVFEALNVLSELKLKLSNQIVKH; encoded by the coding sequence ATGAATACAAAATTTAAAATAACCTCATTTTTATTAGCAACGCTAATATTTTTAAGCAGCATACAAACACAGGCATCAAATTTAGATACCGATTCAGATCCGGAAAAGGATAAAATATTAGTTTATATTTTAAGAAACATCCTTACGAGAAGTCATTTTGTTGTAAAAGATATGAATGATGATTTTTCTGAATATGTTTATAATGAATTTATTGATGGCTTAGATCCAAATAAAAGATACTTTACTCAAAAAGATATTAAAGATTTTTCGAAATTTAAATATGAAATTGATAATCAATTATTAAAAGAAGATGTTTCTTTTTACAACTTGGTATATGAAAGATTTTCTAGCAAAATTAAAAATGCAAAATCTTATTATGGAGATTTATTAGCACAACCATTTAACTTTAAGAAAAAAGAAACAATTGATGTTGATTATGAAAAAGTTTCGTTTGCTAAAAATGAAAATGAATTAATAAATTACTGGCGCAAACAACTTAAATTAAGCACATTAATTAGAATTCAAGATAAAATTGAAAAGCAAAAAGGAAAAGTAATAAAAGACCAAAAATATAAAGTTAAAAATTTTAAGACTTTAGAAAAAGAAGCGCGTTTAGAGGTTCTTAAAAACATGGATGACTTATATGTTAGAATTGAAGAATTAGAGCATGAAGATTGGTTTTCTACTTTTTTAAATAGTGTTGTTGGTGCTTTTGACCCACATACAACTTATATGGCGCCAAGTATTAAAGAACGTTTTGACCAGGATATGTCTGGTAAACTAGAAGGAATTGGAGCTAGATTACAGAAAAAAGGAATTTATACACATGTTTTTGAATTGGTTTCTGGAGGTCCTGCATGGAAACAAGGAGATTTAGAAGCTGGTGATATTATATTAGAAGTTGCCCAAGGAAGGAAAAAAGCTTTAGATATTGTTGGTATGCGTTTAGATGATGCTATTAAATTTATCAAAGGAAAAAAAGGAACTGAAGTTAGACTTACCGTTAAGAAAAAATTAGATGGTTCTACCAAAATAATTTCTATTATTAGAGATGTTGTAGAACTAGAAGAAACTTTTGTAAAATCTAGTATTGTAGAAAAAGAAGGTAAAAAATACGGAATTATAGATTTGCCTAAATTTTACATAGATTTTGATGAAAAAAACTATAGAGATTCTGCAAAAGACATGGAGAAAGAAATCGAAAGATTGAAAAGCGAAGGTGTTACTGGTTTAATTGTAGATTTAAGAAATAATGGTGGCGGTTCTTTAAAAACGGCTATAGAAATTAGTGGTTTATTTATTAATGAAGGTCCTATTGTACAAGTAAAATATAGAGGTGAAAACCCTATAATAAAAAAAGATATTGATCCTAAAGTTCAATGGGAAGGAGCTGTAGTTGTTTTAGTGAATGAATTTTCTGCTTCTGCTTCAGAAATTTTTGCAGCTGCAATGCAAGATTATAGAAGAGCTATTATAATTGGAGGAAACCAAACGTATGGTAAAGGAACTGTACAAAGCGTTCTACCAATTAATCAGTTTACTAAATATGATAAAAATTTAGGAGCGTTAAAAATGACGATTCAAAAATTCTATAGAATTAATGGTGGGTCAACTCAAATTGAAGGTGTGTACTCAGACATCGCAATACCAAGTAGATATAGTTATATGAAATTAGGAGAAAGAGATTTAGATGGCGCATTAATTTGGGATAAAGTGAATCAAGCAGAATATACGCAAACAAATTCTTATGAAAACTTTTCTGATGTAATTTTTAACAGCAAACAAAGAATTGCTGCTGATTCTAAATTTAAATTGATAAATGAATATGCAAAATGGTTAAAAGAGAATCAAGATGATACTTCTTATTCTTTAAACTATAAAATGTTCGAAAAAGAAAATATTGCTCATGAAAAAGATGCTGAAAAATTTAAATCTGTTTTCGATTATAAATCTGATTTAAATTTTACTTCTCCAGAATATGAACTTTCTCTATTTAAAAAAGATACTGCTTTAGCAGACAAAAGATTGGCATGGCATAAAAACTTATCTAAAGATGTTTATGTTTTTGAAGCATTAAATGTTTTAAGTGAATTAAAACTAAAACTTTCAAACCAAATAGTAAAACATTAA
- the surE gene encoding 5'/3'-nucleotidase SurE, which yields MQDKPLILITNDDGITAPGLRALITIMNKIGEVVVVAPDSPQSGMGHAITVDNVLTCNPITIDEGPQLEYTCSGTPADCVKMAINEILNRKPDLCVSGINHGANSSISVIYSGTMSAAIEAGIEGIPAIGFSLLDYKLHADFKSSEDYVKNITLNALLNGIPEGIILNVNIPKLKKEEIKGVKICRQANGYWKENFDKRKNPLGKEYYWLSGEFVNKDKGQDTDIFALESGYISVVPVQFDMTAHHMIQKLNSWEL from the coding sequence ATGCAAGACAAACCATTAATTTTAATTACTAATGATGATGGAATTACAGCTCCAGGTTTAAGAGCTTTAATTACAATAATGAATAAAATAGGTGAAGTTGTTGTAGTTGCACCTGATAGTCCACAAAGTGGAATGGGACATGCAATTACAGTTGATAATGTTTTGACTTGCAATCCTATTACAATTGATGAAGGCCCGCAATTAGAGTATACATGTTCTGGTACACCTGCAGATTGTGTAAAAATGGCTATTAATGAAATTTTAAATAGAAAACCAGATTTGTGTGTTTCTGGTATTAATCATGGCGCAAATTCTTCAATAAGTGTTATTTATTCAGGAACAATGAGTGCAGCAATTGAAGCTGGTATAGAAGGAATTCCTGCAATTGGGTTTTCTTTATTAGACTATAAACTACATGCAGATTTTAAATCTTCTGAAGATTATGTAAAGAATATTACATTAAACGCCTTGTTAAACGGTATTCCTGAAGGGATTATTTTAAATGTAAATATCCCTAAATTAAAAAAGGAAGAGATAAAAGGAGTTAAAATTTGTAGACAAGCAAATGGGTATTGGAAAGAAAATTTTGATAAACGTAAAAATCCTTTAGGTAAAGAATATTACTGGCTTTCAGGTGAATTTGTGAATAAAGATAAAGGTCAAGATACAGATATATTTGCTTTAGAAAGTGGATATATTTCTGTGGTTCCTGTTCAATTTGATATGACTGCTCATCATATGATTCAAAAATTAAATTCTTGGGAACTGTAA
- the lpxB gene encoding lipid-A-disaccharide synthase, whose protein sequence is MKYYIIAGEASGDLHGSNLMKALYKEDANADIRFWGGDLMQHVGGTLVSHYKERAFMGFFEVLMNLSKVLGFIKVCKKDIAEFNPDVIIFIDNSGFNLRVAKWAKEKGFRTNYYISPQVWASRASRVEDIKRDIDQMFVILPFEKEFYDKYNYKVQFVGHPLIDGIADRKQVDEVAFKKEYNLTEKPIIALLPGSRKQEITKMLSVMLSMVDDFSKYQFVIAGAPSQDLSFYQNIIGKRKVSFINNKTYDLLSISYAALVASGTATLETALFKVPQVVCYKGGAISYQIAKRIITLKFISLVNLIMDKEVVKELIQNDFNTKNLKTELTKILDENHREKLFLEYFELEKLLGGKGASEKVAKQIVSNLK, encoded by the coding sequence ATGAAATATTACATCATTGCTGGTGAAGCATCTGGAGATTTACATGGTTCAAATTTAATGAAAGCATTGTATAAAGAAGATGCAAATGCAGATATTCGTTTTTGGGGTGGAGATTTAATGCAACACGTTGGCGGAACTTTAGTAAGTCATTATAAAGAACGAGCTTTTATGGGCTTTTTCGAAGTATTAATGAATCTTTCTAAAGTATTAGGTTTTATAAAAGTTTGTAAAAAAGATATTGCAGAATTCAATCCAGATGTTATTATTTTTATAGATAATTCAGGCTTTAATTTACGAGTTGCAAAATGGGCAAAAGAAAAAGGTTTTAGAACCAATTATTATATTTCGCCACAAGTTTGGGCAAGTAGAGCAAGTAGAGTAGAAGACATTAAAAGAGATATTGATCAAATGTTTGTAATTCTTCCTTTTGAAAAAGAGTTTTACGACAAATATAATTACAAAGTTCAATTTGTTGGGCATCCTTTAATTGATGGAATTGCAGATAGAAAGCAAGTAGATGAGGTTGCTTTTAAGAAAGAATACAACTTAACAGAGAAGCCTATTATTGCTTTATTACCAGGGAGTAGAAAGCAAGAAATTACAAAAATGCTTTCTGTAATGTTGTCTATGGTTGATGATTTTTCTAAATATCAATTTGTAATTGCAGGTGCTCCAAGTCAAGATTTAAGTTTTTATCAGAATATTATAGGAAAGAGAAAAGTGAGTTTTATCAACAATAAAACCTACGATTTATTGAGTATTTCTTATGCAGCTTTAGTTGCTTCTGGAACTGCAACTTTAGAAACTGCTTTGTTTAAAGTGCCACAAGTAGTTTGTTATAAAGGAGGTGCTATTTCGTATCAGATTGCAAAAAGAATTATCACTTTAAAATTTATTTCTTTGGTGAATTTAATTATGGATAAGGAAGTTGTTAAAGAATTAATTCAGAATGATTTTAATACTAAAAATTTAAAAACAGAGTTGACTAAAATTCTAGATGAAAACCATCGTGAAAAGCTGTTTTTAGAATACTTTGAATTAGAAAAATTATTGGGAGGAAAAGGTGCTTCCGAAAAAGTAGCGAAACAAATTGTAAGTAATTTAAAATAA
- a CDS encoding C40 family peptidase — MKKILFLAVLFSLMMSSCSSSKTVVKTKKKPISKVDKIVANALEYKGVRYRFGGTTKSGMDCSGIVFVAFGNENIHLPRVSRDMAKKGRKISLSKVEKGDLLFFRTSNRRRSINHVGLVVSHKKGQIRFIHATSSRGVIVSSLSEKYWKKAFVKATKIL, encoded by the coding sequence TTGAAGAAAATACTATTTTTAGCGGTTTTGTTTTCTTTAATGATGAGTTCTTGTTCATCTTCTAAAACTGTTGTTAAAACTAAGAAAAAACCAATTTCTAAAGTTGATAAAATTGTAGCAAATGCTTTAGAATATAAAGGTGTTCGTTATAGATTTGGAGGAACAACAAAAAGCGGAATGGATTGCTCCGGAATCGTTTTTGTTGCTTTTGGGAATGAAAACATTCATTTGCCAAGAGTTTCTAGAGATATGGCTAAAAAGGGAAGAAAAATCTCTTTAAGTAAAGTTGAAAAAGGAGATTTATTGTTTTTTAGAACCTCAAATAGAAGAAGAAGTATCAACCATGTAGGTTTGGTGGTTTCTCATAAAAAAGGACAAATTCGGTTTATACATGCAACTTCATCAAGAGGAGTTATTGTTTCTTCGTTATCAGAAAAATACTGGAAAAAAGCATTCGTAAAAGCAACAAAAATCTTGTAA
- a CDS encoding ComEC/Rec2 family competence protein, with the protein MKRLLNYLPLHFVVLGILGICFQFFTQFWNFNFRETLFLLGFLTMLVFEINNRVLRTFVTFLLFFFIGVSSVFINDNRNYDSFYEHHLEENSTVILQIRTILKPGNYYNKYEANVIKIDGVKTTGIVLLNIKRDSVSTSLKVDNQILLKPILKELIPSLNPHQFDYKSYLAKQGIHHQLFTEKHQFLKLNSTTTTLFGLSAKFRNRIQESLKKYNFKNNELAVINALLLGQRQDISKELIRDYQRAGAVHILAVSGLHVGVILLILSFLFKPVEKLKYGKFIKTVIIVFLLWMFAFIAGLSASVVRAVTMFTFLAIGMSFRRKNVVEFSFISSMFFLLLIKPMFLFDVGFQLSYLAVFGILWTQPKIYAIWKPKSKVVDFFWQLFTVSIAAQIGILPLSIYYFQQFPGLFLASNLVIIPFLGAILIGGVLVMITSLLNILPQVLADFYGIIISWMNAFVSWISHQEEFLFKEISISFNAMICWYAFIFLGIYFLIDKTSKRLIYFFISIILIQSVFLLESNENKSKEEVIVFHKSRFSIIGKRTGEQLFLQHDLDSLKLLNENSIKSYSVAESVTEIQKMSFKNFIKFSDKDVLLIDSLGIYQVYGMNKPIVVLQYSPKINMTRLIEKIKPSIIIADGSNYKSYVLRWEKICLQNQIPFHYTGQKGAYILKN; encoded by the coding sequence ATGAAAAGGTTACTCAATTATTTACCCTTGCATTTTGTTGTGCTTGGAATTCTAGGAATATGTTTCCAGTTTTTTACTCAATTTTGGAATTTTAACTTTAGAGAAACCCTATTTTTGTTAGGTTTTCTAACGATGCTTGTCTTCGAAATTAATAATAGAGTTTTAAGAACATTCGTTACCTTCTTACTCTTTTTTTTTATCGGCGTTTCATCAGTATTTATTAATGATAATAGGAATTACGATTCGTTTTATGAACATCATTTAGAAGAAAATTCAACTGTAATTCTTCAGATTCGTACGATTCTAAAGCCAGGAAATTATTATAATAAATATGAAGCGAATGTTATTAAAATTGATGGTGTAAAAACTACTGGTATTGTGCTGTTAAATATTAAAAGAGATAGTGTTTCTACTAGTTTAAAAGTTGATAATCAAATACTTTTAAAGCCTATTTTAAAAGAGTTAATTCCGTCATTAAATCCACATCAATTTGATTATAAATCATATTTAGCTAAACAGGGAATTCATCATCAATTATTTACAGAGAAGCATCAGTTTTTAAAGTTAAATTCAACTACAACTACTTTGTTTGGTTTGTCAGCAAAGTTTAGAAATCGAATTCAAGAATCATTAAAGAAATATAATTTTAAGAATAACGAGTTAGCCGTAATTAATGCGTTATTATTAGGACAAAGACAAGATATTTCGAAAGAATTAATAAGAGATTATCAAAGAGCAGGAGCAGTCCATATTTTGGCAGTTTCAGGTTTACATGTTGGTGTTATTTTATTGATTTTATCTTTCCTTTTTAAACCTGTTGAAAAATTAAAGTACGGTAAGTTTATTAAAACGGTTATCATTGTTTTTTTACTTTGGATGTTTGCCTTTATCGCAGGTCTTTCTGCATCGGTAGTTAGAGCAGTTACCATGTTTACTTTTTTAGCCATAGGAATGTCTTTTAGAAGAAAAAATGTAGTTGAATTTTCATTTATTTCCTCAATGTTTTTCTTATTGTTGATAAAACCTATGTTTTTGTTTGATGTTGGTTTTCAGCTAAGTTATTTAGCCGTTTTTGGAATTCTTTGGACACAACCAAAAATTTATGCTATTTGGAAACCAAAATCTAAAGTTGTCGATTTTTTCTGGCAGTTATTTACAGTTTCAATTGCTGCTCAAATAGGAATATTACCTTTAAGTATTTATTATTTTCAACAATTTCCAGGATTATTCTTAGCTTCAAACTTGGTTATTATTCCTTTTTTAGGCGCAATTTTAATCGGAGGAGTTTTAGTGATGATTACTTCTCTTCTAAATATCTTACCACAGGTTTTAGCAGATTTTTACGGAATAATTATTTCCTGGATGAATGCATTTGTCAGTTGGATTTCTCATCAAGAAGAATTCTTATTTAAAGAAATTTCCATTTCATTTAATGCGATGATATGTTGGTATGCTTTTATCTTTTTAGGTATTTATTTCTTGATTGATAAAACATCAAAAAGATTGATTTACTTTTTCATTTCTATCATTTTAATACAAAGTGTTTTTCTGTTAGAATCGAATGAAAATAAATCAAAAGAAGAAGTAATTGTTTTTCATAAAAGTAGATTCTCTATAATTGGGAAAAGAACAGGAGAACAGCTCTTTTTACAACACGATTTAGACAGTTTAAAGCTATTAAATGAAAATAGCATTAAATCATACAGTGTTGCAGAAAGTGTAACTGAAATACAAAAAATGAGCTTTAAGAACTTTATTAAGTTTTCTGATAAAGATGTTTTATTGATAGACAGTTTAGGTATTTATCAAGTTTATGGAATGAATAAACCAATTGTTGTGTTACAATATTCGCCTAAAATAAATATGACAAGATTAATTGAAAAAATAAAACCATCAATAATAATTGCTGATGGTTCTAATTATAAAAGTTATGTTCTCCGTTGGGAAAAGATTTGTTTACAAAATCAGATTCCTTTTCATTATACAGGTCAAAAAGGAGCTTACATATTAAAAAACTAA
- a CDS encoding thioredoxin family protein encodes MKKTILLLTILAFSLQTKAQKINWLSLNEALELQKTTPKKIMMDVYTNWCGPCKLLDKKTFQNKDVADYVNKNYYAVKFNGEGNETVNFKGNSYGNPNYDKTKENKRNSSHGFANFIGINAYPTIVFMSEKGDLIMPLRGFQNPNQLELYLKLFKNDEHKNITTKEKFETYNKNFKPEFKVTKD; translated from the coding sequence ATGAAAAAAACAATACTACTTTTAACAATTTTGGCTTTTAGCTTACAAACAAAAGCTCAAAAAATAAATTGGCTTTCTTTAAATGAAGCTTTAGAACTTCAAAAGACAACACCAAAAAAAATAATGATGGATGTTTACACGAATTGGTGTGGTCCTTGTAAATTATTAGACAAAAAAACCTTTCAAAATAAAGATGTTGCAGACTATGTAAATAAAAACTACTATGCTGTTAAATTTAATGGTGAAGGTAATGAAACTGTAAATTTTAAGGGAAATTCTTACGGAAATCCTAATTATGATAAAACCAAAGAAAATAAGAGAAATAGCTCTCATGGTTTTGCAAATTTCATAGGAATTAATGCCTATCCAACTATTGTGTTTATGAGCGAAAAAGGAGATTTAATAATGCCTTTAAGAGGATTCCAAAATCCAAATCAGCTAGAATTATATTTAAAATTATTTAAAAACGACGAACACAAAAATATTACGACTAAAGAAAAGTTTGAAACTTATAACAAGAACTTTAAACCTGAATTTAAAGTAACAAAAGATTAG
- a CDS encoding thioredoxin family protein has product MKKYLLLITFTLFYLSSNAQESVKWLSFEEAIALNKENPKPILVDVYTDWCGYCKKMDLNTYANKTISDYINKSFYAVKLDGEEKKDIIFNDHTFKFQKQGRRGYHQLPATLMDGKLSYPTTIILSTDEKVLDKIPGYLDKKIMEKVLVFFSEEHYKTKKWKDFEKKFKSKL; this is encoded by the coding sequence ATGAAGAAATATTTATTACTTATTACGTTCACACTGTTTTACTTGAGTTCGAATGCGCAAGAAAGTGTAAAATGGCTTTCTTTTGAAGAAGCAATAGCTCTTAATAAAGAAAATCCAAAACCTATTTTAGTTGATGTCTATACAGATTGGTGCGGCTACTGTAAAAAAATGGACTTAAACACATATGCTAATAAAACCATTTCAGATTACATAAATAAAAGTTTCTACGCTGTAAAGCTAGATGGTGAAGAAAAAAAAGACATTATTTTTAATGATCATACTTTTAAATTTCAAAAACAAGGAAGAAGAGGTTATCACCAATTACCAGCAACTTTAATGGATGGAAAATTATCTTACCCAACCACCATTATTCTTTCTACGGATGAAAAAGTGTTAGATAAAATTCCAGGTTATTTAGATAAAAAAATCATGGAAAAAGTATTAGTTTTTTTCTCAGAAGAACACTACAAAACAAAAAAATGGAAAGATTTTGAAAAAAAATTTAAAAGTAAATTGTAA